A stretch of DNA from Streptomyces xanthii:
TCGTCGCGGTCGCCGTGCTCGGACTGCTGAAGATCGACGTGAACGCCAAGGTGCTCGGCGTGCTGCTGCTCGTCGAGGTGGCCGTCGTGGTCGTCTTCGACATCGCCGCCATCAGTGACCCGGGCAGCCAGGGCCTGTCCCTGGACGCCTTCGACCCGGGCACCCTCTCCGGCGTCGGCCTCGGCACGGCCCTGTGCTTCTGCATCGCGGCCTTCACCGGCTTCGAGCAGGCCCCGGTCTACGCGGAGGAGACCAGCCGCCCGCACATCCTCGTGCCCCGCGTCATGTTCCTGGCCGTCGGCGGCGTCGCCCTGTTCTTCGCCTTCAGCGCCTGGGCGCTGACCGTGGCCACCGGCCCCGGCGCGATCGTCGGCGAGGCCCGCAAGCAGTCCGCGGGCCTGCTGTTCGGGCTCACCGAGGACCGGCTCGGCGGCACCTTCACGGACGTCGTGCACGTGCTGTTCGTGACCGGCATGTTCGCGGCGCTGCTCAGCTTCCACAACGTGGTCGCCCGGTACGCCTTCGCGATGGGCCGCGAGGGCCTGCTGCCCGCCCGCTTCGGCCGCACCAACAGCGCGAGCGGCGCGCCCGGCACCGGCTCCGTGCTGCAGTCCGTGATCTCCCTCGTCGTCGTCCTCGTCTTCGCCGTCACCGACTCGGGCCCCGCCGGCGACCCGACCGCGCCGGTCCTGCGCCTGTTCACCTGGGGCGGCAACGTGGGCGCGCTCGGCGTCATCGTGCTGATGGCCACCGCCTCCCTCGCCGTCATCGTCTTCTTCGTGCGGCGCGGTGCGGCCGGCGCCCAGATCTGGCGGCTGCTCGCCTCCGGCCTCGCCGCTCTCGCGCTGCTCGTCATCGCCGGGTACACGGTCAAGGACTTCGACGTGCTCCTGGCCTCCGCGCCCGGCTCCGCGCTGACCTGGATCCTGCCCGGCGTCATCGTGCTCGCGGCCCTCGCCGGCGTGGCGTACAGCCTGGTGCTGCGCGCCCGCAACCCGCAGGCGCACGCTCGGATCGGCCTCGGCAACGAGGCGTTCCAGCTGGAGAAGCGCGCGGGCTGACCCGCACGGAGAACGGCGGCGGCCCCCACGCGACCGGAGAGGTCGGGTGGGGGCCGCCGCCGTGTGCCGGGCCCGTGGCGCTAGATCAGTACGGACAACAGCAGGACCAGGCCACCGGCGACGACCGAGATGATCGTCTCCATCACCGACCAGGTCTTCACCGTCTGCCCGACGCTGAGCCCGAAGTACTCCTTGACCAGCCAGAAGCCCGCGTCGTTGACGTGGCTGAAGAACAGCGAGCCCGCGCCGATCGCCAGCACCAGCAGCGCCGTGTGCGTGTCGGTCATACCGGCCGCCAGCGGGGCCACCAGACCGGCCGCCGAGACGGTCGCGACCGTCGCCGAACCCGTCGCGAGCCGGATCACGACCGCGATCAGCCAGGCGAGCAGCAGCGTCGGGATCGACCAGTCCTTGGAGATGTCCAGGACCATCTGGCCGACGCCGGAGTCGATCAGGGTCTGCTTGAAGCCGCCGCCCGCGCCGACGATGAGCAGCACGCCCGCGATCGGGGCGAGCGACTTCTCGGTCGTGGAGGCCAGCTTGCCCTTGGTGAAGCCCGCCGGGCGGCCCAGGGTGAACATGGCCACGATGACGGCCGCGAGCAGGGCGATCAGCGGCGAGCCGACGACGTCGAACACGCGCTGCACGGTGTGCTCGGGGTTGTCCACGATGATGTCGACGAGCGCCTTCGACAGCATCATCACGACGGGCAGCAGGATCGTGGCGACCGAGGCGCCGAAGCTGGGACGGCCCTTCAGCTCGTCCGAGGCGCGCGCCGGGATCATCTTCTCGGGCGCGGGGACGTCCACCCACTTCGCGGCGAACTTCGAGAACACCGGACCGGCGATGATGACCGTCGGGATCGCGACGAGGACGCCGAGCGCCAGGGTGATGCCGAGGTTGGCGCCGACCGCGTCGATCGCGACGAGCGGGCCGGGGTGCGGCGGGATCAGGCCGTGCATCACGGACAGACCGGCGAGGGCCGGGATGCCGATCCGCATCAGCGAGTAGTTGCCGCGCTTGGCGACCATCAGGACGACCGGGATCAGCAGCACGATGCCGACCTCGAAGAAGAGCGGCAGACCGATGATCGAGGCGATGAGGACCATCGCCCACGGCATCGCCTTGCCACCGGACTTGCCGGCCTTGGCGAGGATCGTGTCCACGATCTGGTCGGCGCCGCCGGAGTCGGCGAGCAGCTTGCCGAGGATCGCGCCGAGCGCGATCAGCACACCCACACCGGCGACGGTCGAACCGAGACCGGCGCTGAAGCTCGTGATGACCTTGTCGAGCGGGGCGCCGGCGACCGCGCCGAGCGCGAGCGAACCGATGGTCAGCGCGAGGAAGGCGTGGAGCTTGAACTTCGTGATGAGCAGGACGATGACGGCGATGCCGACGAGCACGGCGATCCCGAGCTGGGCATGGCCCGCGGACGTGATCGGCTCGACGGCGTCCGCTGCCAGCATCTCGACACTGAGACTGGTCACGGTCTGATCCCTTGTACGAGGAGGGGAGGGGGACGGAACGACTACGGGGGGGTGGGGGAGGGCTAGGGCTGGTCGGAGTCGAGCGCGGCCAGGGCCTTGACGGCCCGGTCCGTGATCTCCTCCGGGGAGCCCGACACGTCGACGTCGACGCCCGCCTCGTCCGCCTGGAGCGGCTGGAGCGTGGCGAACTGAGAGTCCAGCAGGCTCGTCGGCATGAAGTGGCCCTCGCGGTGGCTCATCCGGTCGAGGATGAGCTCACGGCTGCCGGTGAGGTGCAGGAAGACGGCGTCCGGGGCCTCGGAGCGCAGCAGGTCCCGGTAGCTCCGCTTGAGCGCGGAGCTGGAGACGACGCCACCGAGTCCGGCGCGGCTGTGCGCCCACCGGCCGATGGCCTCGAGCCAGGGGCGGCGATCGTCGTCGTCCAGGGGCGTCCCGGCCGACATCTTGTCGATGTTGGCCTGCGGGTGGAAGTCGTCGCCCTCGGCGTACGGAACGCCGAGACGCTCGGCGAGCAGGGGACCGATCGTTGTCTTGCCGGTGCCTGCCACGCCCATGACCACGACGACGTGGGGGGTGCTCATCGCTGCCTCGCTGTCTTCATCGCTGTCTTCGTCGACATCGCTGTGTCACGTCACTGAAACCCAATAGGTCTGACTAATTCAAGAGGTTGTGACATAAAAGTCAGACTATTTATTCCGGGTTCCGGTGCCGCGTCGTGCGCGTCACGTCCTGCCTCGTACTCTTTCGACATGACCACACAGGACCGGGGCCTGCACGCCCGCGTACTCGAAAGCCTCGGTCCCGCCATCACCGCGGGGGAGTACCCCGCGGGCAGCGTGCTGCGCACCGACGAACTGGCGCAGCAGTACGAGGTCTCACGCTCGGTCATGCGGGAGGCCGTGCGCGTCCTGGAGTCCATGCACCTGGTCGCCTCGCGCCGCCGGGTCGGCGTCACCGTGCGGCCCGCCGCGGAGTGGAACGTCTACGACCCGCAGGTCATCCGCTGGCGCCTCGCCGGCGCCGACCGGGCGCGCCAGCTGCGCTCGCTCACCGTGCTGCGCTCGGCGGTCGAACCGGTCGCCGCGGGCCTCGCCGCCCGCCATGCCACACCCGAGCAGTGCGCCGCGCTCACCGAGTGCGCCCTCGGCATGGTCGAGACCTCGCGCGGCCAGCAGCTGGAGAAGTACCTCGTGCACGACATCGACTTCCACCGGATCGTGCTCAACGCGTCGGGAAACGAGATGTTCGCGCACCTGGGCGACCTGGTCGCCGAGGTCCTGGCGGGCCGTACCCACCACCAGGTCATGTTCGAGGATCCGGACCCGGCCGCCGTCACGCTGCACGTGCGCGTCGCGGAGGCGGTCCGGGAGAAGGACGCGGAACGCGCGGAGGCGCTCACGCGGGAGATCGCGGTGGGCGCGCTCCAGGAGCTGGACATCCTCGCGCCCTGAACGCACCCCGCCGCGGGGGCCGGGTTACTCGATGAAGTCGCCGTCCACGTACACCCAGGCGCCGTCGACCCGGACGAACCGGCTGCGCTCGTGCAGCGAGCCCGCCCGGCCGTCGTCCTTGTAGCGCGCCCGGTAGGTGACGGTGCCGCGCTGGTGGAACGCCGAGCCGTCGGTCGTCTCCAGGACCTCCAGGCCCACCCAGGTGAGCCCCGGGTCGAACTCCACCGCCGGCGGCCGCGTGTCAGGGTGCCAGGTGCGCAGCAGATAGGCAGCGTCCTTGCGGGTGAACGCGGCGTACCGGGACCGCATCAGCGCCTCGGCCGTGGGCGCGGCGGACCGGCCCGAGTGGTAGCGGCCGCAGCAGTCCTCGTAGGCGGCGGGAAGGCCGCAGGGGCAGGTGGTCGGGGTGGGGCGTGCCATGGCGCCGACTCTACCCAGCGGCCCTTGCGGGCGTGCCCCCAGACCTGTGGGGCCGCTCGGCTCAGACCTGCTCGGCGCGGAAGACCGCCGGGGTCGTCCCCGCGTGCTGCTGGAAGTACTTCGAGAAGTTCGCCGAGTCGGGGAAGCCGACCGCGACCCCGATCCGGCCCACCGGCAGATCCGTGTGCGCGAGCAGCCGCTTCGCCTCCAGGACCACCCGCCGGTCGATGAACGCCTTCGGGGTCTGCCCGGTCGCCGCCCGAACCGCGCGCACCAACGTCCGCCGCGAGTAGCCCAGTTCGTCGGCGTAGGCGCTCACGCTGTGGTTCGTCTTGAAGCCGCGCTCGACGGCCGTGCGGAACCGGGTGAACGTGGTGTCCGGCTGAGGCCGGCACTCGTCCGCCGCGGCCTGCGCCGACACGTGCGCGACCCGGAGCATGAACGCCGTCAGCGTGTGCCGCAGCACGTTCGTGTGCAGGCTCAGCGGCAGCGTCTCCGTGTCCAGGTACTCGCGCTGCAACTGCGCCAGCGAGGCTTCGAGCGCGGCGAGTTGGTCCGGGCCGGGGTGCAGCAGCGGCGGCCGGTCGTAGCGGTACAGGCCGGTCGCCTCGACGATCGAGCGGGGCAGGAAGCCCGGCTGCATGGTCAGCACCGTGCCCACGTAGGGCTCGGTCGCGGAGAAGCCGTGCACCTGACCGGGCCGGATCCACAGCACGTCGCCCGCGCCGACCTCGTACTCCGCGAAGTCGATCATGTGGTGCACCGGGCCCGCGCGGAAGAACAGCAAGACGTGGAAGTCGATGCGGTGCACACGCCGCGACAGATCGGCCCCGCCGGCCCACGGACCCTCGGTCCCCATCGGGCCGACCTGGATCCCGACCCCGGACACGCTGGTGCGCGGATCGAAGGGATACGTGCGGATGCGCGCTCGTTCTTCCGGGGTCGCTCCCAGATGTGCGCTCGTCTGCGCGGGGTCCTGCTCCGTCATCGACCTTCCTCGGCTTCGGGGCCTGTGGGTGTCCCATTTTCACCGAACAACGGCACGGGGGCACCTGCCGTTTCAAAAGTATGACCTTTAAGTTGGGTACCGGTTCGACCTGGGACTTTGGTCCCGGCCGGGCGGTGCCTTCGGGCACGTGGACAGGACAACGGATGCGAAGGAAGTCCCACAGATGAGCACGCAGACACCGCACGGTCTCGACC
This window harbors:
- a CDS encoding APC family permease, whose product is MTTSDRTAESTAEPGISTFIGEESALRAGRLGTAGLLLSVLAATGPLMVVAGVMPTTFAVMGVVGMPLLFLILGVVLTLFSVGYAEMSRHVHNAGAFYAYIARGLGPTAGAAAALVALVAYSALQVGIYGMFGFEVSGLAQQFLDLEIAWWIPALLAVVAVAVLGLLKIDVNAKVLGVLLLVEVAVVVVFDIAAISDPGSQGLSLDAFDPGTLSGVGLGTALCFCIAAFTGFEQAPVYAEETSRPHILVPRVMFLAVGGVALFFAFSAWALTVATGPGAIVGEARKQSAGLLFGLTEDRLGGTFTDVVHVLFVTGMFAALLSFHNVVARYAFAMGREGLLPARFGRTNSASGAPGTGSVLQSVISLVVVLVFAVTDSGPAGDPTAPVLRLFTWGGNVGALGVIVLMATASLAVIVFFVRRGAAGAQIWRLLASGLAALALLVIAGYTVKDFDVLLASAPGSALTWILPGVIVLAALAGVAYSLVLRARNPQAHARIGLGNEAFQLEKRAG
- a CDS encoding FadR/GntR family transcriptional regulator; translation: MTTQDRGLHARVLESLGPAITAGEYPAGSVLRTDELAQQYEVSRSVMREAVRVLESMHLVASRRRVGVTVRPAAEWNVYDPQVIRWRLAGADRARQLRSLTVLRSAVEPVAAGLAARHATPEQCAALTECALGMVETSRGQQLEKYLVHDIDFHRIVLNASGNEMFAHLGDLVAEVLAGRTHHQVMFEDPDPAAVTLHVRVAEAVREKDAERAEALTREIAVGALQELDILAP
- a CDS encoding gluconokinase, giving the protein MSTPHVVVVMGVAGTGKTTIGPLLAERLGVPYAEGDDFHPQANIDKMSAGTPLDDDDRRPWLEAIGRWAHSRAGLGGVVSSSALKRSYRDLLRSEAPDAVFLHLTGSRELILDRMSHREGHFMPTSLLDSQFATLQPLQADEAGVDVDVSGSPEEITDRAVKALAALDSDQP
- a CDS encoding helix-turn-helix transcriptional regulator translates to MTEQDPAQTSAHLGATPEERARIRTYPFDPRTSVSGVGIQVGPMGTEGPWAGGADLSRRVHRIDFHVLLFFRAGPVHHMIDFAEYEVGAGDVLWIRPGQVHGFSATEPYVGTVLTMQPGFLPRSIVEATGLYRYDRPPLLHPGPDQLAALEASLAQLQREYLDTETLPLSLHTNVLRHTLTAFMLRVAHVSAQAAADECRPQPDTTFTRFRTAVERGFKTNHSVSAYADELGYSRRTLVRAVRAATGQTPKAFIDRRVVLEAKRLLAHTDLPVGRIGVAVGFPDSANFSKYFQQHAGTTPAVFRAEQV
- a CDS encoding GntT/GntP/DsdX family permease gives rise to the protein MTSLSVEMLAADAVEPITSAGHAQLGIAVLVGIAVIVLLITKFKLHAFLALTIGSLALGAVAGAPLDKVITSFSAGLGSTVAGVGVLIALGAILGKLLADSGGADQIVDTILAKAGKSGGKAMPWAMVLIASIIGLPLFFEVGIVLLIPVVLMVAKRGNYSLMRIGIPALAGLSVMHGLIPPHPGPLVAIDAVGANLGITLALGVLVAIPTVIIAGPVFSKFAAKWVDVPAPEKMIPARASDELKGRPSFGASVATILLPVVMMLSKALVDIIVDNPEHTVQRVFDVVGSPLIALLAAVIVAMFTLGRPAGFTKGKLASTTEKSLAPIAGVLLIVGAGGGFKQTLIDSGVGQMVLDISKDWSIPTLLLAWLIAVVIRLATGSATVATVSAAGLVAPLAAGMTDTHTALLVLAIGAGSLFFSHVNDAGFWLVKEYFGLSVGQTVKTWSVMETIISVVAGGLVLLLSVLI
- a CDS encoding YchJ family protein, producing MARPTPTTCPCGLPAAYEDCCGRYHSGRSAAPTAEALMRSRYAAFTRKDAAYLLRTWHPDTRPPAVEFDPGLTWVGLEVLETTDGSAFHQRGTVTYRARYKDDGRAGSLHERSRFVRVDGAWVYVDGDFIE